One window of the Cryptomeria japonica chromosome 7, Sugi_1.0, whole genome shotgun sequence genome contains the following:
- the LOC131057335 gene encoding fatty acyl-CoA reductase 3, translating into MAFGVVDFFKDKNMLVIGGTGFLGKVFIEKILRVQPEVGQIFTLVRAKDLKSAQAKIQKEMIFTELFRLLQDRYGGEYENFMAQKIIPVVGDVSIDDYLGIEEEQRDEICSKVDIVVNLAATTKFYERYDVSLGVNVVGAIHAINFCRKCKNLQILIHVSTAYVNVGRTGIIAEETVKIRAGVTFGPDYIKGEVDLIRKSLEETTSTAYLSDTKEESKRMKELGQERARNFGWPNVYVFTKAVGEMMVDQLRGDLPVVILRPAIIESTLAEPFPGWMEGNRMLDPLITGYGKGQIKIFAAKKNLIIDVVPVDMVVNCMIACMYKHAKEPDLFIYQVATSVENPLFYDVGVTAAYNYFLLHPCKTKKGKIVKVERPFVIRSMESFRQYMKLHYKIPIEVLYCVSLLLCGLQRQQYNQLLYKYNMVMKLATLYEPFIFFQGKFDNSNTNRLWEELSKEDQQKFMFDVKCIDWADYFFNVHIPGLLEYVPS; encoded by the exons ATGGCATTTGGTGTTGTAGATTTCTTCAAGGATAAGAATATGCTAGTGATCGGTGGCACAGGCTTTCTAGGGAAAG TTTTTATAGAGAAAATTCTCCGAGTGCAGCCTGAAGTTGGACAGATTTTTACTCTAGTGAGGGCAAAAGATCTAAAATCTGCCCAGGCCAAGATCCAAAAAGAG ATGATATTCACAGAGTTGTTCAGGCTTTTACAAGATCGTTACGGAGGAGAGTATGAGAATTTCATGGCACAAAAGATTATTCCAGTTGTGGGTGACGTTTCAATAGACGACTATCTAGGGATTGAAGAAGAGCAGAGAGATGAAATTTGTTCCAAGGTCGATATAGTTGTCAACCTTGCAGCCACCACCAAGTTCTATGAGAG GTACGATGTCTCCCTGGGTGTAAACGTGGTTGGGGCTATTCACGCTATAAATTTCTGTAGAAAATGCAAAAATCTGCAAATCCTGATTCACGTCTCGACCG CGTATGTAAATGTAGGGAGGACTGGTATAATCGCTGAGGAAACTGTTAAAATAAGAGCAGGAGTCACATTTGGGCCAGATTATATAAAAGGAGAAGTGGATTTGATAAGAAAGAGTCTGGAGGAGACGACAAGCACTGCTTATTTATCTGATACCAAGGAAGAGAGCAAGCGAATGAAAGAGCTTGGGCAAGAGAG AGCAAGAAACTTTGGGTGGCCAAATGTTTACGTTTTCACAAAAGCCGTTGGAGAGATGATGGTGGATCAGCTGAGAGGTGATCTGCCAGTTGTTATTCTTCGCCCCGCCATCATTGAAAGCACTCTAGCTGAACCATTCCCCGGATGGATGGAAGGCAACAG AATGCTAGATCCCCTCATTACTGGATATGGAAAAGGACAAATAAAGATATTTGCTGCAAAGAAGAACTTAATAATTGATGTG GTTCCTGTGGATATGGTGGTAAACTGCATGATTGCTTGTATGTACAAACATGCTAAAGAACCTGATCTATTTATATATCAAGTGGCTACTTCTGTTGAAAATCCATTGTTCTACGATGTTGGTGTTACTGCTGCTTACAACTACTTTTTGTTACACCCATGCAAAACTAAGAAGGGTAAGATTGTGAAAGTGGAAAGACCTTTTGTGATAAGGAGTATGGAAAGTTTTCGACAATATATGAAACTGCATTACAAGATCCCAATCGAG GTGCTTTATTGTGTGAGCTTGCTTCTTTGTGGCCTTCAAAGACAACAATATAATCAACTACTTTATAAGTATAATATGGTTATGAAGTTAGCAACATTGTACGAGccttttattttctttcaaggAAA GTTTGATAACTCCAATACTAATCGACTGTGGGAGGAATTATCTAAAGAAGACCAACAAAAGTTTATGTTTGATGTTAAGTGCATAGATTGGGCCGATTATTTCTTTAATGTACATATTCCAGGGTTGCTTGAATATGTTCCTAGTTGA